The region ttGCTCCTGTAACGTCATACTAAtctcaatttgcatttttatttGACTTCCTTTTTTTAGTGGTTTTACAAACACAAAATGAAAACGACAATAGAGTTGGAATACAGTGTGATGACGAATTTCCACAAAAATGCAATGACCGGATTAAGTCATTGGAAATGATTTCTAAACGCCTAcccctttttttgtttgatatacTTGGGCATTTCGTATGATAACTAGAGCAAAATGCTGGCCAGGAATAGCCACGAAACCGATAACTTAATTTTGATAAGCTGACTGAATGTTTGCACGCAATAAACGCGAACCTTTCtcctttttacttttaaaatccCCACAGTCTAGAAGCTATTCCTTGATTAACGAAAATGGTTTCcaataaatacatttatcaATGACACCAAACTGTACACAATTTCCCACAAAATTTCTGAcaacctctagggacaccaataacaaaacagaaatgtacgacttccgGTGGCAtagcggcgatgacgtcatgtgaatcCTCCTAAAATCTTTAATCGGCATCAATATTAAACTCATAACTGGAATCAAAGAAGACTATACCTTGCGATCGGTTGTTCTCTTTTAGAAACGGATATCAAACACAAGCACTGACATGATAATGCACACCTACATAGAGCCGTTGCATGAATCCCGAGCATGAATATACTATGCCACACTTgacactttaaggacggtgcctactaattcaaaggcatttttgcgcggttttatgattatgcgggaaaagcagatctcaacaagtgttattaaaatccaaaaaggaaatcgggggtaaccacgcatttttcaaagatcattaatcaacaatattagcaaaaggctttacaatacaaagcattgtatgtcgttcctttccaaattaaaggttaattatctctgaaaaatacatggttacccccaattttctttttggataccaagagcatttgctaagttctgctttctccacataaATTTAatccgcgcaaaaatatccctgcattactaagcaataccgataggaaatcccagtatctggagatgcgcagaacgtatgctcattaacaacagtaggcaccgtccttaaagctgGTTTATACGCATATTAAACCAATGGAAAAGACAAATATTTACCTTGACCATCCAAACACAGGGAGAACAGCGACTAAAAGCGCATGCGCCCAAATGTACACCAAGGCCAGTCTTGCTCTCCGAGATGAAATTAGCGAAAAATGATTCAATGGAAACACAATCGCTAGGCATCGATCCAAGCTAATAGCAGCCAGCGTCAACATAGAGGTGATACAGAATAGAGAATTCGTCATCCCACTCAAGATACACAGAGAGTCGCCAAACCTCCACCGATTGTGAAAAGCTGATGTCGCTATCAATGGCATGCCAAAGGTCGATTGCAAAAGGTCAGCAACGGCAAGATTTGCTATAAACATTCCTGTGACATCGTGTAATGGACGATAACGTATTATTACAAACAACGTCAAAAGGTTCCCCACAGAACCAACGAAAACGATTGTACACATTACGGTACCCGTCAAGGTCGATAATTCTAACATCACAATGTCAGCCAGAGATGCGATGTTAGGAGATGCTTTCTCGCCCGAGATCGTGTTGcttacaaaaattgctttcaggAACACATATTACCGGGGTCCAAAGCTTTGAATAACCATCAAGCGTTTGGATGAATCAGCTCATAATTTGTTTTGATGAAAATGGGAAAATTTGGTTGGTTGACGCACAAATATGACGCAAAGGGCGTTCACACAGGAAACGCGGAGCTGCTTCAGtcctttgaaaacgttttccgaACCAAGAAACGTGAAAAGCATCGACGAGTCATTTGACTCCTGCTGCCGAAACGTAAAAATACACTGTCGAAGGCACAAAATGGCTGTTACTTTTAGCCTGCCCGATTAATGTGCCGCAAACAGTATGATTTCCTCTTTTGTTGGCCTTATGAGCGAAACACATTAAAACGTCGTTTTGAAAACGTAAAGCAGCTGCTTCCGTATTAATATTTGTTATCTTCCTTTTGGTATCTCCTTGTTTTGAGATATCGTCACGGTTTATAAGCTTCACGATTGTTGGCATTAAAATTTTTGAGTGTTGCAACTTGCCAACTTGGCTTGGACAAGCAGGTGTCAAGGCTTCAAGACTTCAATAAATAGCTTTCCAAAAAGGTCTTGACAAAAAATGGACACATTTTGAATTAttcaagatatatatatatatcacatAATTTTCTTCCGGGAGAAAGTAAATTTACCACTTAACTATTTTAATCAGTTGGATAAGTCAAGCAGAGCTGTAGTggaacaatttttttctgcTATGTGAAAAAAGTGAACTTGTGTGAAGCAAATATTATTGTAAGTGATTCCTTTTTTAGCAGTCGTAAAAAATACAAACTTTATTCAGAGTGTAAGATATTAGTAAATTTCCATGAACAATAAATATACAGTCAAAAACATTAActtatattttgttttcttatcaAGTTCTCTTtcctttggggggggggggggtgggtggagGGCTGCACTCACAAAACGTAGAAAAGATTAGTCATATGAATCATATGAATGTCCGTGATATGCCCCAGAATTTTACCACTGAAAAGCCTAAAGCAGTATTTACTTTAAAAGCACTGACCTTTCACGAGCTTTGTCGCTTTTGGTCTGGGAAAATTTGCGCTATGGAAACGAAAGAGGGATATGGAATAATTAAATATCAGCTCGGTCGTCTCGTTCTTACGTAAATtaattgaacaaagaaaaataacgttTTTTTCTCATCTCAGTCTGTGATGTGTCTGACATCATGAGACAACAAGAAAAAGCCGACTTTGAGCAGTTGAAGAATGGTTGATCAATTCGGAGGTATACCCTTACATTCGGGTCGACGTTTCGAACGCAAAAAAGGCATCACACGCTTAAAGGCTTGTCTGAACTTTCGGTAAGTCAAAGTGTAAATAAATGGGTTGCAACCGCTATTCAGCATGGCCAGGGTGGTGGTAATGATGAAGAAACTATCGGGAAATGGGCACGAGCCACCTGCAAAAGTTAAACACAGGGATCCCACAAAGTGAGGAAGCCAGCACAGCACAAATGTTCCGTTGACGATTAGAAGAATCAATGCCATTTTCATCTCTTTCCTAAGGgaacacacaaaaaaatatcaGTTCAAGAAAGCCACCAATTTTCGTATTGTCAAATAATTCGAAGGTTTGTCAGTGAATATTTTCAGAGGCAAAGTACTTAATTATTTTCACATGTTAACTACCGGACTCTTCTCAAAATATTGCAAAATGTTCACCTCCAAATGAGCGACCAAAAGGGAACCGTTTTTATCATGTTGTCGTTGACCCCAGTTGATGTAAATTTGCACCATGAAGAAGCcgcgttttattttctcttttgtgTTGTTAGCCAATCGGAATGATTTACATTttacacttttttaaaagaagaaTTGCACTCCTTTTTACACAAGCACTGCAATgttctaagccaatcaaaagccACGAACATATATAAGCATCTGTgataaaaaagagaaagaaaaaaaaaggaaatgcacGTGAATATACGTCTCACCTTCTGTCGCATCTGGCCCCAACTCTCCGCCGGGCTTTGCTTTCGCGCACTCGAGCTAAGTAACCTTGCAATTTGATGGATTTCCGTGTATGACGCACAGATTCCTGTCCCTCTAAACTTAGTCCGAGTTCCAGTTTCCACGCGTTGGTCTTTGCTATCGGAGTACCTGAAATCGCTGGTGAAACAGCATCCGCGGGACCTACACGAGGTTTCCTAATTTTACGCAAGAATGCTACCTTTGACTCTGATGCGCGCTGTGCCATCATCCCCTTGACGATAGAGGGCATAGTACAAGAACCGTTTTTGTCCACACAAGATTCGTCGAAGTTGTTATTTGTAGCTGCTGCGTCAGGAAACGATAAAACGATGGCGGGATTTCCAAGGGAAGAACCGAGGGCATATGGGAGACTAACCCATTCCTTTGGATTAAAAGATTTCCCAGCGAGCTCAAAAGGAGGGGTTCCCTGTGCCTGGAGGTCATCTTTTCGAACACTGACACTATCTGGTGTCAAATTTTCATCATATTCCATGCATTTAGTGGTCGATACTTCGTGTCTCTTAGGTTCGAGCTTATCACCAATGTCTTTATGTGCCCCCATAAAAGCGAGGTTTTCCTTCCCACGTATTGAATTTGTCTCACCATATCCTGGCAACGCCCCTGCCTGGCACATCTCCTGTGAATTAACAACGCTGCCAACGGTGTTGAGTCGTTCTTCGCGAGCTCGTTTAGAAGCGACCTTTCCGATGCCTGAATAACAGACCACAGTGACAAGAACAGGAGCAATGAAGCAGGTTGACCAGACAGTAATTGTGAAGGCTCTATCATACTCCCACTGGACGGTGCAGATGAACTCGTACGGCAAATAAACGTATCTGCAATTTGAGAGATACAAACTTTTACCTCAGTTCAAAACCATTTCTTGAACCCTTACCCTCCTAAAGTGACACTTATACATTTTactattttaatatatcgaaattggtctatagaCCCTTACACTCAATgttcaaacaaaagatttgcTCGTCTagcctctcattcagtgtgaggctaaACGTGCAAAGACGATGCAAAGACAAAgtctttattccccacggactccaaaatggccgccgagtgattaTTCCATCGCGGTCACGTAGTACAATGTGGgagaagtatcctaaaaataaatcggtacgagtagtttcagagtaaaaatagccggagaatgaaagattctctgttgaacgctcaagttgtcgtcaaaacctcaaatttggtgatttcacgtcgtcgttacgcagaggaccgcaaaaatatgtgcttaatctcggtacgtatataataaaatgcgtgctgcaccgGTGCAGCTTATTTATGCTCTTgataaccaatgatatcattgctTTGCGTGTTGTCGTCgacgttgacgtcgccgtcgttgATCTCAAGGTCCCTTTTGACGTTTTAACGACAaagtgagcatgcaacagataATCTTTCATTCGTGGGGAGGGATGCACCCCATGGcaaagaaaaagcgaaattcggggtaacaatggtgacatatgtTAGCTTTAgatggggagatttatattagTAACAAAGAATATTTCGGGGCACTTTTTACGCGTGCGTGTAAATTTCCCGAACAATTTGTAACGTCACTTCCGATTGGCTCACCAACTGATGACAACATTCGTTACGGCTAGAATATGCGGTGATACTCTCCCTTAAATGAAGGTAAATTAACCAACGAAGGAACGCTTTGGGAGGTGACGTTTCGAACGTTCGACCTCTCATCGGAGCGCTACTCCTCCGCTCGCTGACGAAGGATGGAAGCTCGAAACGTCAGATCGAAAATCTTTCTTGCGCTTGTTGATTTACTTAAAGTTTATCAGCCCGTTTTATACAACCAAGTTTTGTACCAACTTATTTACCTTTGCATCAACTTATTATATCAACTTATTTACCTTTGTGTCAACTTGTTTACTTTATGGCAAAAGAATGAACAACTGAACACTGAAACGCAAACTTCACCACGTTGCGTCTTGATCATTACCACTTCTGGCTTGTTCGCAAAACAGAAATCAAACAGGAAAACAATGACAACATTCGCGACAAATAAAACGTAAGGGCACGGTATATATACAAATACAGTGAGCATTAATGTCTTTAACGTACTTCTTTTAAATAAGCTCATactttttttgaaagaaatgaatgaCATACCTTGACCAGCCAAAGACGGGGAGAAGGGCTGCAAAAGAGGCTTGTGTCCAGAGGTATACCAATGCCATCTTGGCTCTGTTAACTGTAAGCCAGTTCTGGTAATGCAGAGGATGAACTATCGCCAGATAACGGTCAATAGAAACCGCCGTGAGTGTCAACACAGAAGTGATACAGAACAGAGAATTAGTCATTCCGCTGATAACACACAAGACGTTGCCAAAAACCCATTCTTTTCGGAAGGCTGAAGTCGCTATCAAAGGCATCCCAATCACCGCCTGAAGAAGATCTGCCACAGCGAGATTGGCTAAAAACATTCCCGTAACATCGCGTAACGGAGGGTAGCGAGTTATAACGAATAAAGTCATGAGGTTTCCCGCAACGGCTATAAAAATGATTCCGATCATCGTGATACCTGTAGCTTCTCCAATATCCAACGACATCTTCGATTGTAACGGCAAAGCTTGAAAACAATTAATAGCTTTTatcaaacacaaaacaaaatatctCTACGGGAGGTTCGATAAAATAATCTGTTGAATCACCGGCCAAGAAAGTAGTGACGTTTTCTGACACGCTGTGCAAAATGTTTGAGCACTGCGTATTATTGTGCCAACTTTGCAGTTCCAACTTGTATTTAAAATTCGCATTCACTGTAAAAAAGTCCGGCGCTTCGAATTAGAATCTAAGCTAACCAAAATGTTTTCTTATCACTTTCATTTGTTGTCCCCGCCCTAATCAGTCTACCAGTTTCTAACCAGAGTTTCGAAATCTTTTCCTTAGCTACCTCAGCCACAATACGGCCTTGGAGTTGTTAAGAGGATATTTACAAGAACTCTTCGATCAACCCCAAGATCTCCCGTTTTTGTATTGAACACGGGAAAACAGGTGACAGAAAATAAAGAACATCTAATACCGTCAAAATCCAAATGAACAAAGACAATAGCAAATacgatttattattttttatctaTCCAATCAGATAGCCAAAAGTTGGTACCTTGTTGAAACAAAAAGGACCGCATCAAAATCATTTCACTTTGCCGGAATGGATCAATGTTCCCCAAAGTCGAGAAACAAAGAACTGAAAAAAcgcgtgcaaaaaaaaaaaaaaccttaattGCTCGATCAATCAAGTGaccgctaattggggacacattcaggccagaccacaacaccaccCTACtgtcgaatagtgtgtgggatctttaacgtctcagagagtttatgaacaaggcTGTGAGATGGGGCCAACGGTTCACAGGCCTTATCTGTTAGTTAACAGTTCAAGGACACttgcaagataaaaaaacatTGGGTTGTTAAAATGGTGAATTATAGAAATTGAAGGAAAGCTCACCAAGAAAACCCAACAATTCAACTTAATCGCTGATTATTTAAATCCGGTCTTAGTTCAAAGCACCATTAATCATCTTGTCGACCTTTTTTCCCCGATTAAATAGAACCTCATTTGCCGATGCGCTAGTTCCGTTACAATTGTGGGAGCACTTTGTACTAAAAGTATTAACCGTTTAACCGTTTATTACTTCAGCTGCATCGTTGATGGCGTTCCGCCCGTACATAATCTCTGTTGCGAAGCACGTTGATAAAGATTCAACGCTAGCATCATTTGGTCGTCCGTTTTCTTGCAACATTAACCACACATTCAGTAGAAGAAAATGAGTTAATTATTCCGTTTAAGACAATGATGtgatatatagaggatattacatggccgcgcggggatacgaattttatcttcgagtgctgcaagtatactttcagcacgagaagataaaattcgtatccccaagcggccatgtaattttctttttttattatatagatattgatgaaatgtctagatttaaaacaacttgttttattcagtttcgaaatgatgaaaaagtggtcgacaaccgctaaaacacgcatgttgggtaacataaaacaagatatgaaagttatgaaaaagaaatcatgataatgtcaaattttgcaatgaaaatgttaatgtagtagagaagaattatattaaagcacaaaagtatcttacaatgaagagaaacctcgcgttttattggctaatcgtgttggttatcatgacaacacctatatcctcacatgtgagaGATAAAAATTATATGTTCACTACGCGCGGTgtagatatgattttttagtaaaaggagaaatcctggtatttcatcaatatctattgAAATAATACACATGGTTGGTGCCAAAAAAGAGCtcagcaaactttgtttacactaaaCCATGTTtaccgtatcaaaaataccgtaccaaaatttttgggcccaCGTCGGCCCACGTAACTTCTGTTGGAGACATGTGCAGTTCAACtataatcaagaacgtccgcgtgattttggtggggaatgagccgccatcttgaaatgtgcgcaaaaaaaaccgctagcctatatgaattaaggctcaacCTTGGCGCGTTAAAGTGATTGCtctacttgttctatccgaaccgtgccgCTTTTctcagcacccgtaccattttcacccgtgctcggactacctcgccgaaggtcccagcacgggtaaaaatgttggttcggcacggatgaaatttggtacggacaggttgtttacactgcaaattttatccgagccgcactttttttttcggaacatgtgccaatttcacccgagccatgccaaaaattttctgtagtgtaaaccgggctttattcgtttttcagattttttacTCGTGCCAATCATATGTTGCTGTCGAACGTTCCACTTTTCTTCAACTAGTTTCATTTCCCGCGCGCCTCATTACATCAGAcacaataaagatcttactaaCCTACTTTACTTGGTCCGTACAGTatgttacggatcctcgtttttcgTTAATTTATTGTCAGCGCGTTTCGCGCTTCGGCCAGAAATGAAGGGAGAAAGAACAAGATCCGtaagttattttacaatgactgcaaaaaatCTTGCGCGcttattggctaatttttattgtcaataagcgggcATACACATAACTTtctaatttatgcgataatgacgcgatattcctagcgtcagattgaagtttctcgcatttttgtctcgctttcttcttgtgttttgacttaattttgacccctctgcctttttgttattgtaaaaaacaaactgacgtcagtttttcatgcgtctgtcctgtaattgatcatgaatttcgtcataacattgtcaaagtagtctgcggatacactcggctatcgcctcgtggattcatgatcaataacacgacagacgcatgaaaaactgaaatcaatttgttaaatttgcaATACGGACCTCGAACTTGGTTAGTGAGAGGTGTCCGCTATACGATATGTACCAATCCGAAAAGAAACGCAGGCTACTAGAAACATTTCAAAGCTGTAGGTTACCtagagcgcttaccatttgaatgagAATGTTTCGACAACTGGTACTGGATGTTctgtacttagaaaaagaaaatgggaatgtGCTGCTgcatcatttgccagaaaaacgGGTTGTTACGGTTGAAAAACAAACGACACGGTCTATTCTCTCTGGCGCTTGTAATTGTggacaaatggtacagaaatttccGGGCATTCCGGTCAAAGTGAGAAAAAGGGAATACCTCGAAAGGTATTACCTTTTTTCCGAATACAAGCCACCGAAATGAACAgttccatttgaattctctccggaattaccgaaaattccattcaaatggtaagcgctcctCGATAGCAATATCAATTTAACTGAGACCTTTCAGTCGCAGTTCTGAAAAAAACGGGCGCTGTGTACTACAGCCTACATTAACATCAATAACGAAACTAGGCCGGGAGTTCTATCGTTCACCTAGCTCTTTAAAGGTCACTTTAAGCCATCATGTTTTCTTCGATCCAGTTCGTAGTTTATGCCACTGATTAACAAGCCACCATCGCTTGTCCCACAGATAAAGATGACCAAATTTCAGGTACCACCTGTGATAAAAAAGTGGGGTAATTATATTGAAGCAAGCTGTGTTTCTTTGTAGATGTACGTTAGGTTAAAACCAAGAAGGTGGGGAATGGTGGAAGAAAAATGAACCTAGACatttcaggccccagttgttcgaacgATAAATAGCGCTATTGGCAAGATAAATCACTAtgcagtggataagtcatagtaaaaccaattgcgctatccaatggatagtgatttatcaggtGGATAAGTGGTTCTCACGTTacgccaccatgttggtggacgaaaagaAACGATgtctccttttgttcgtccaccaacaaTTTTACAttacagcattgttatctgtggttgtttaccatttaccacaTAAaaccggaaatttcggttggaatgtaaatggtacgCCTATTTTGGTCTTGCCAAAGGCAAAATTTCTGGAGAAAACGGGATTTGTTTCCAGTAACTTACaatagtcccaagagaaacaaaaacaatgctcattcattatttagctcttattaaccgagcaggaggtctatatgggagaatcttgaccgaggtcgtgagtacagaccgaacgcagtgaggtctgcaCACACGActgaggtcaagattctcccatacagactgactaagctcggttaataagatgtttattatatggcaaacaagaacaatttaattcgtttaatgtaactgtttTGTACtaaatgacattttgcttgcgaacggcgatgagtggcgatgagctgaacttaattctgtcaaagtttgctcgtcatcctctcttttgtcatcatgctgtttggcacttccataaacaaatattggtagaagaaaatactcaatatttttgcattttagtttgcatcttttcaccgcaaaacattaccggtctagatgccggtctagatgggaaaatctagaccgcggtcaatatcgattttagccaatcaaattcgtgaattttgtagttcccagtcctcgtgagacagagccatataataattgggcgtacaaacaaagagtaatatggtattttccgctttggacaattattcaagatgacaTGTGGGCCGCTTCACTCAAAATaagtggtttgcaaccaatctctagagacaaatataacaatgatgtaatgtaaaATTGCTGGTCGACGAACAAtgcaaaaggagctaatgagacattgtttgttttcattcaccaacatggcggcgatgacgttacgtgaaaaccacctattggaAAAACGGAAGTGGAGGCATGGATATTGTTTCATCATATAAATTATCCTTGTTTGCTATCATATACTTACGCGCCAAACAAAACCCCTCCTAGATGAGCAGCGTGGTCGAAAAATTGCCAGCGCATAATTAAGCCAGCCAAATCAAGGCCAACTATTGATAAAAGGccctgaagaaaaagaaaaaaaaaacggaagaaTGTCATCAGCAGCTTCTGGCTGAGAAAAACAATGCCGTAGAACGTGTTATTTAAAGTCTAAAacagaaatgggaaaaaaaggttttaaaaaagtCAAACGAGTTCTACGGCAAGAACTCACACAAGAACCGAAGAGGAGAgtagggatggtgcagtggtgataGCAcctgcctcccaccaatgcggcctaggggcccgtttctcgaaagtcccgaaactttacgggccactttcgggtgtcacaattccctctgtatctcaaaaacggagaggatttaagtcgtcaaacttcacagtcatttttctttttgttactttgaaaagatgttgaaagatcggctttcaaaaacaagcggttggcagtttcacaaaaaGGCTTTTCGggattttcgagaaacgggccccaggttcGGTTCCCAGACTCGAAACCATCTGTGGGGTAAGTTTGTTGTTGATTGTTTCCTCTGCTTCGGGAcgggaggtttttctctggtttccccatctcctcaaaaaccagggcccggttgttcaaaagccgattaacgctaatcccagattaaaaattaaccaaagagtttatttctcgtctctcaaatgctgttcagcgctgatattcaacaaaactttacattagaagaagtcgcccttgaaaagcaaaaataagcaaaagaaactttcaccaaacagttgaaaacgtgaaacaaaggcttacgctaatcctggattaagttagtcgcctttcgaacaactgggcccagtatctctaaataggccatttccgagttcatgtctgcctccccttCGAGtccaagtgcaaagtttttgtgatggcaatttagttctactttacatactaatgaaaactaattttcataagaaaattccgcacttagactcactttgaagaggaggcggacatgaactcggaaatggcttattccAATAGACTTGtaccttttgttttcccatttcaggcCACGTggtgttctcaagggaattttcatttgtttttttcacaGGTGATGCCTACATATGCACATGCATAAGACAataattgaaagaaactgaaatGGGACAACGAAAAGTTCAAGCTAAAAAGGTCTCTTCGATCTGGACGAAGGACTTCCCTGAAAACCAGATCCGGGTAAATGGAGCTTCCTGGGGAAATATCTCGAATCTAGTCACctcttattaataataattctaTTAATAGAATTTTTTGCATCATTGAAAGCGGACGATAAGACTTCCTTTCcaagaaaatataaaataactTGGAAAATGCTGCATTTAACAAGTTACCTACCGTGCTAGCTGAGAAGGTGAAAAAGGGTAAAAAGACAAGAGAAAGTCTTGCATCTGGGTGATGAATACACACAAGAGCGAGGACAGACAGAAGAGCACCTGACTACGACAAAAAAAGACAGGGAGAAGCATTCAAATGTATTGCTCCTTAAAAGCCAAATGATACTTTTAAGATAACGTAGTGAGTGCATATGGTGAATTAAGCCATTATCCATTGCACACCAACCCTTTCCTCCTAGGAGAGCAGTGTTGGCACTCTAGTGAGAGCACCCGCCTTCCAGCAATGTGGCCCTCAATTGATTCCCAGAATCGGCATAATTCTTCGATTCCGTTGCCTCactcgttttgttttgttgaatTTCGTTTAATTAAGGTAAGACATGGTCTCTAGCTACTTGCTTTGCTATCTGTTTCATTCAATAACTAACTCGGCTGTTAACACTTTAAGTCAGCCGTTACGCTGCCTTTCTCATGCCTTCACAGCATCCATTAGATTTTCTCATAACTATTTAACAGCTAAGGCTGCTCGTTAGAAAAGGTTCTTCAACCGTTAAAGCTCTTTTCCAAACCGTTAGGTACAACTGACTAGCCGTTATCACCTTGCAGGAATCCGTTGAAAAGCTTTGTAGGCCATTAATCGTCCGTTAACCCACTGTTGATTTTTACCGGTTTAATGCATAAGCGTCGACGTACATTTTCATGTACAagatcacaataattattatctgaTTCGAGTTTTCAAGTTCTCTTCTCTGATCCAAAGGTTTTCCTCCAaatactccagttttcccctc is a window of Montipora capricornis isolate CH-2021 chromosome 13, ASM3666992v2, whole genome shotgun sequence DNA encoding:
- the LOC138029658 gene encoding uncharacterized protein, with translation MLTVFVYIPCPYVLFVANVVIVFLFDFCFANKPEVVMIKTQRGEVCVSVFSCSFFCHKVNKLTQRYVYLPYEFICTVQWEYDRAFTITVWSTCFIAPVLVTVVCYSGIGKVASKRAREERLNTVGSVVNSQEMCQAGALPGYGETNSIRGKENLAFMGAHKDIGDKLEPKRHEVSTTKCMEYDENLTPDSVSVRKDDLQAQGTPPFELAGKSFNPKEWVSLPYALGSSLGNPAIVLSFPDAAATNNNFDESCVDKNGSCTMPSIVKGMMAQRASESKVAFLRKIRKPRVGPADAVSPAISGTPIAKTNAWKLELGLSLEGQESVRHTRKSIKLQGYLARVRESKARRRVGARCDRRKEMKMALILLIVNGTFVLCWLPHFVGSLCLTFAGGSCPFPDSFFIITTTLAMLNSGCNPFIYTLTYRKFRQAFKRVMPFLRSKRRPECKGIPPN
- the LOC138030753 gene encoding rhodopsin, GQ-coupled-like; its protein translation is MSLDIGEATGITMIGIIFIAVAGNLMTLFVITRYPPLRDVTGMFLANLAVADLLQAVIGMPLIATSAFRKEWVFGNVLCVISGMTNSLFCITSVLTLTAVSIDRYLAIVHPLHYQNWLTVNRAKMALVYLWTQASFAALLPVFGWSRYVIHFFQKKYELI